In the genome of Labrus mixtus chromosome 21, fLabMix1.1, whole genome shotgun sequence, one region contains:
- the mrtfab gene encoding myocardin related transcription factor Ab isoform X10, translated as MLQKDMTILSVLQLKLLQRRTREELVSQGIMPPLKSPAAFHEQRRSLERARTEDYLKRKIRSRPERSELVRMHILEETSAEPSLQAKQLQLKRARLADDLNDKISHRPGPIELVHKNILSVTCTVHSPLAEGESSSLDEDSSDALSPDQLTNHDSPVSAVPQLSPPDTLTQNGDISLTQFLTQRPPPPPPPPPPQLNGSDSSPFTKLTNGTAVPVTITNSRPSTGQVKSQSKTSSDRPSHRSKKAKDSKPKVKKLKYHQYIPPDQKADKEQPPAMDSSYAKLLHQQQLFLQLQILNQQQQHYNYHTILPAPPKPLTEQPPTTTSGPSPSRSAPTTTTPATFNQSGSARQSQTAVGGAKPVSLPANLDEFKVAELKQELKLRGLTVSGTKNDLIERLRNYQEQNGGNAAALKNGTSQPSHQATTSAAGAVTSSPAITTTPEHQPDGGFRLSLSSLAQVVPGRVMRFGSTSSSPPVSPSPSERSLAGMSPDETSCNGDMFGEMVSSPLTQLTLHPSPQHPSNVAPLSQSLSNVKEEIQSSCSLSRPSPSSSQPPEPQPGVAMDTMDKDQMLQEKDKQIEELTRMLRQKQRLVETLRSQLEQGKMSGAIVIAGVDKSKTSREVKLQTLIKASAIQPPVFPNGIVVKVKKEVEPEERMEGVTEEEQAKKPEQPMQCSQETLVRLQQIHRLQVQQAEQQKQTLQQSPTQKVAEAKTSPQKLQQQKKEAQILLHQQQQLQQLIIQQTQQKQLQAQQKLVQQKLAQQKLSQQKLQLLKQTQGQVQQKNQVQLKQVQVQIQKSAGNPVQQRKQLKAQHRRQQTAAVTTQQVTPVVINQQNGTQIHTQAISLDLLKANGAPTLVTDSNGNHYLIALTSNTPDGQNGVSSLAKTNGRITLQRLQSTPSKLPSTESKSKEQPEAEPVSQPNKKGQKAGLHLDTNGSPQPSLSATAPPNLQPFFDDVSDSESQSSLLSSLKREEVCPPYDRHTLFTPPSPKPNTSLPAQRSKQENGVNSQQMDDLFDILLKSGEIPGFKSNPDPSLTPLSDPPSPASPPSPLHLSPPTPTQPLLSPQPSVGEPCTGSARLEDFLESTTGAPLLGVEPDGGLTLIDDLHSQMLSTHSILDHAPSPMDTSDLGFSPHSTGLDFGDPTLDSMDWLDISMVGSSGVGSGGSGGGRGGRGGEVAGDGDGGTSLTPLAPHTPPSVFSADFLDSTDLQLHWESCL; from the exons TCCTCCAGCTCAAACTCCTGCAGAGACGCACACGAGAGGAACTGGTCAGCCAAGGGATCATGCCAC CACTGAAGAGCCCGGCAGCCTTTCACGAACAGCGGAGGAGTCTGGAGCGAGCAAGG ACCGAGGACTATCTGAAGAGGAAGATCAGGAGTCGACCTGAGCGCTCTGAACTGGTCAGGATGCACATTTTGGAGG AGACGTCTGCAGAGCCGTCCCTGCAGGCCAAGCAGCTGCAGCTGAAGCGGGCACGACTGGCCGACGACCTCAACGACAAAATCTCCCACAGACCAGGTCCCATCGAGCTGGTTCACAAGAACATCCTGTCGGTTACCTGCACTGTGCACTCACCACTGG CTGAAGGAGAGAGCTCGTCTTTAGATGAAGACAGCAGCGACGCACTTTCCCCGGACCAGCTAACCAATCACGACTCACCTGTGAGCGCCGTCCCTCAGCTGTCTCCACCTGACACGCTCACCCAGAACGGGGACATTTCCCTCACACAG TTCCTGACTCAGCGGCCCCCTccgcctcctccgcctcctccacccCAGTTGAATGGGTCAGACTCCTCTCCGTTCACAAAATTAACAAACGGGACAGCAGTGCCAGTGACCATTACAAACTCCCGCCCTTCTACCGGACAGGTCAAG TCTCAGTCTAAGACGAGTTCAGACCGTCCTTCACACAGATCCAAGAAAGCAAAGGACAGCAAGCCCAAG GTGAAGAAGCTGAAGTACCACCAGTACATCCCTCCGGATCAGAAAGCAGACAAAGAGCAGCCGCCTGCGATGGACTCATCCTACGCTAAGCTtcttcatcagcagcagctcttcctGCAGTTGCAGATCCTCAACCAGCAACAGCAGCACTACAACTACCACACCATCCTTCCTGCCCCTCCCAA gcCACTGACAGAGCAGCCTCCCACGACCACTTCCGGCCCTTCCCCCTCCCGCAGCGCTCCCACGACTACCACCCCCGCCACCTTCAATCAGAGCGGGAGTGCCCGTCAGAGCCAAACTGCAGTGGGCGGAGCTAAACCAGTCAGTCTGCCAGCCAACCTGGATGAGTTCAAG GTCGCTGAGCTGAAACAGGAATTGAAACTGCGTGGTCTGACTGTCTCAGGCACCAAGAACGATCTCATTGAGCGGCTTCGCAACTACCAGGAGCAAAACGGCGGCAACGCGGCAGCTTTGAAAAATGGCACATCACAGCCCAGCCATCAGGCCACGACCTCGGCTGCTGGCGCAGTCACTTCCTCTCCCGCCATAACAACCACACCTGAGCACCAACCAGATGGAGGGTTTAGGTTATCTCTATCATCACTGGCTCAGGTGGTTCCAGGGCGGGTCATGAGGTTTGGCAGCACCAGCTCCAGCCCTCCCGTGTCACCTTCTCCGTCTGAGAGGTCTTTGGCCGGGATGAGTCCTGATGAGACGAGCTGTAATGGGGACATGTTCGGAGAGATG GTGAGCTCTCCCCTTACCCAGCTCACCCTGCACCCATCTCCTCAGCACCCATCCAACGTCGCTCCGCTCTCCCAGTCTCTCTCAAACGTCAAAGAGGAGATCCAgagctcctgcagcctctctAGGCCATCCCCCTCCTCAAGTCAGCCTCCAGAGCCTCAGCCTGGAGTTGCCATGGACACCATGGACAAAGACCAGATGCTGCAGGAGAAGGACAAACAGATTGAGGAGCTAACCAGGATGCTGCGTCAGAAGCAGAGGCTGGTGGAGACGCTGCGGTCACAGCTGGAGCAGGGCAAGATGTCAGGTGCAATAGTGATAGCAGGAGTGGACAAGAGCAAAACATCCAGAGAGGTTAAACTTCAAACTCTAATAAAAGCCTCTGCCATTCAGCCCCCTGTTTTCCCTAACGGCATTGTGGTGAAGGTGAAGAAGGAGGTGGAGCCTGAAGAGCGGATGGAGGGAGTGACGGAGGAGGAACAGGCGAAGAAACCAGAGCAGCCGATGCAGTGCTCTCAGGAGACCCTCGTCCGGCTGCAGCAGATCCACCGGCTGCAAGTCCAACAGGCCGAACAGCAGAAACAGACGCTGCAGCAGAGTCCCACACAGAAAGTAGCCGAGGCAAAGACAAGCCCTCAAAAGCTGCAACAGCAGAAGAAAGAAGCTCAAATCCTgctccatcagcagcagcaactgCAGCAGCTCATCATCCAGCAGACCCAACAGAAACAGCTGCAGGCCCAGCAGAAGTTAGTGCAGCAGAAACTTGCCCAGCAGAAGCTCAGTCAGCAGAAACTGCAGCTGCTCAAACAGACTCAAGGGCAGGTCCAGCAGAAGAACCAGGTCCAGCTGAAGCAGGTTCAGGTGCAGATCCAGAAGTCTGCGGGGAACCCAGTGCAGCAGAGGAAACAGCTGAAGGCTCAGCACAGGAGGCAGCAGACTGCAGCAGTCACCACACAACAG gTGACCCCTGTCGTCATCAACCAACAGAATGGCACTCAGATCCACACTCAGGCCATTTCATTAGATCTCCTCAAGGCCAACGGTGCGCCAACACTCGTCACCGACAGCAACGGAAACCACTACCTGATCGCCCTCACCAGTAACACGCCAGATGGGCAGAACGGCGTGTCCTCACTGGCCAAAACAAATGGACGCATCACACTGCAG AGATTGCAGTCGACTCCGAGTAAACTGCCCAGCActgaaagcaaatcaaaagagcaGCCAGAGGCGGAGCCTGTGAGCCAACCAAACAAAAAG GGACAGAAGGCGGGGCTTCACCTGGACACCAATGGTTCGCCCCAACCCAGCCTATCAGCCACCGCTCCGCCCAACCTGCAGCCTTTCTTTGACGACGTGTCAGACAGTGAAAGCCAAAGCAGCTTACTGTCATCTCTGAAG agagaggaggtgtgtcCGCCTTATGACCGGCACACACTCttcacccctccctctcccaaACCCAACACCTCCCTTCCTGCTCAACGCTCAAAA CAGGAGAATGGCGTGAACAGTCAGCAGATGGACGACCTGTTTGACATCTTACTGAAGAGTGGAg AAATCCCCGGCTTCAAGTCCAACCCTGACCCCTCCCTCACCCCACTTTCTGACCCGCCTTCACCTGCTTCTCCCCCAtcccccctccatctctcccctcccacccccacacagcccctcctctcccctcagcCCTCTGTAGGCGAGCCCTGCACAGGCAgtgcccgcctggaggacttcCTGGAGAGCACCACTGGCGCCCCGCTGCTGGGGGTGGAGCCCGACGGCGGCCTGACGCTGATCGACGACCTCCACAGCCAGATGCTGAGCACGCACAGCATCCTGGACCACGCCCCTTCCCCCATGGACACTTCCGACCTGGGCTTCTCCCCTCACTCTACGGGGCTGGACTTTGGTGACCCCACCTTGGACAGCATGGACTGGCTTGATATCTCCATGGTGGGAAGCAGCGGTGTAGGGAGCGGGGGCAgcggaggggggagaggaggaagaggaggggaggtcGCTGGTGACGGAGATGGAGGGACGAGCCTGACCCCGCTGGCGCCACACACTCCACCCAGCGTGTTCTCGGCCGACTTTCTGGACAGCACGGACCTGCAGCTACACTGGGAGTCGTGTCTGTAG
- the mrtfab gene encoding myocardin related transcription factor Ab isoform X5 — translation MIMLDTNHCLSYEPSPPGSPPMGDDIEKAGLAMDHDRHVYHSLKEGGRSGSALSDETHVLQLKLLQRRTREELVSQGIMPPLKSPAAFHEQRRSLERARTEDYLKRKIRSRPERSELVRMHILEETSAEPSLQAKQLQLKRARLADDLNDKISHRPGPIELVHKNILSVTCTVHSPLAEGESSSLDEDSSDALSPDQLTNHDSPVSAVPQLSPPDTLTQNGDISLTQFLTQRPPPPPPPPPPQLNGSDSSPFTKLTNGTAVPVTITNSRPSTGQVKSQSKTSSDRPSHRSKKAKDSKPKVKKLKYHQYIPPDQKADKEQPPAMDSSYAKLLHQQQLFLQLQILNQQQQHYNYHTILPAPPKPLTEQPPTTTSGPSPSRSAPTTTTPATFNQSGSARQSQTAVGGAKPVSLPANLDEFKVAELKQELKLRGLTVSGTKNDLIERLRNYQEQNGGNAAALKNGTSQPSHQATTSAAGAVTSSPAITTTPEHQPDGGFRLSLSSLAQVVPGRVMRFGSTSSSPPVSPSPSERSLAGMSPDETSCNGDMFGEMVSSPLTQLTLHPSPQHPSNVAPLSQSLSNVKEEIQSSCSLSRPSPSSSQPPEPQPGVAMDTMDKDQMLQEKDKQIEELTRMLRQKQRLVETLRSQLEQGKMSGAIVIAGVDKSKTSREVKLQTLIKASAIQPPVFPNGIVVKVKKEVEPEERMEGVTEEEQAKKPEQPMQCSQETLVRLQQIHRLQVQQAEQQKQTLQQSPTQKVAEAKTSPQKLQQQKKEAQILLHQQQQLQQLIIQQTQQKQLQAQQKLVQQKLAQQKLSQQKLQLLKQTQGQVQQKNQVQLKQVQVQIQKSAGNPVQQRKQLKAQHRRQQTAAVTTQQVTPVVINQQNGTQIHTQAISLDLLKANGAPTLVTDSNGNHYLIALTSNTPDGQNGVSSLAKTNGRITLQRLQSTPSKLPSTESKSKEQPEAEPVSQPNKKGQKAGLHLDTNGSPQPSLSATAPPNLQPFFDDVSDSESQSSLLSSLKREEVCPPYDRHTLFTPPSPKPNTSLPAQRSKQENGVNSQQMDDLFDILLKSGEIPGFKSNPDPSLTPLSDPPSPASPPSPLHLSPPTPTQPLLSPQPSVGEPCTGSARLEDFLESTTGAPLLGVEPDGGLTLIDDLHSQMLSTHSILDHAPSPMDTSDLGFSPHSTGLDFGDPTLDSMDWLDISMVGSSGVGSGGSGGGRGGRGGEVAGDGDGGTSLTPLAPHTPPSVFSADFLDSTDLQLHWESCL, via the exons ATGATAATGCTGGACACCAACCATTGCCTGTCCTATGAACCCTCCCCCCCTGGCTCTCCTCCAATGGGAGATGACATAGAGAAGGCAGGACTGGCGATGGATCATGACAGACATGTCTATCACAGCTTGAAAGAAGGTGGGCGATCTGGTTCTGCACTGTCAGATGAGACACATG TCCTCCAGCTCAAACTCCTGCAGAGACGCACACGAGAGGAACTGGTCAGCCAAGGGATCATGCCAC CACTGAAGAGCCCGGCAGCCTTTCACGAACAGCGGAGGAGTCTGGAGCGAGCAAGG ACCGAGGACTATCTGAAGAGGAAGATCAGGAGTCGACCTGAGCGCTCTGAACTGGTCAGGATGCACATTTTGGAGG AGACGTCTGCAGAGCCGTCCCTGCAGGCCAAGCAGCTGCAGCTGAAGCGGGCACGACTGGCCGACGACCTCAACGACAAAATCTCCCACAGACCAGGTCCCATCGAGCTGGTTCACAAGAACATCCTGTCGGTTACCTGCACTGTGCACTCACCACTGG CTGAAGGAGAGAGCTCGTCTTTAGATGAAGACAGCAGCGACGCACTTTCCCCGGACCAGCTAACCAATCACGACTCACCTGTGAGCGCCGTCCCTCAGCTGTCTCCACCTGACACGCTCACCCAGAACGGGGACATTTCCCTCACACAG TTCCTGACTCAGCGGCCCCCTccgcctcctccgcctcctccacccCAGTTGAATGGGTCAGACTCCTCTCCGTTCACAAAATTAACAAACGGGACAGCAGTGCCAGTGACCATTACAAACTCCCGCCCTTCTACCGGACAGGTCAAG TCTCAGTCTAAGACGAGTTCAGACCGTCCTTCACACAGATCCAAGAAAGCAAAGGACAGCAAGCCCAAG GTGAAGAAGCTGAAGTACCACCAGTACATCCCTCCGGATCAGAAAGCAGACAAAGAGCAGCCGCCTGCGATGGACTCATCCTACGCTAAGCTtcttcatcagcagcagctcttcctGCAGTTGCAGATCCTCAACCAGCAACAGCAGCACTACAACTACCACACCATCCTTCCTGCCCCTCCCAA gcCACTGACAGAGCAGCCTCCCACGACCACTTCCGGCCCTTCCCCCTCCCGCAGCGCTCCCACGACTACCACCCCCGCCACCTTCAATCAGAGCGGGAGTGCCCGTCAGAGCCAAACTGCAGTGGGCGGAGCTAAACCAGTCAGTCTGCCAGCCAACCTGGATGAGTTCAAG GTCGCTGAGCTGAAACAGGAATTGAAACTGCGTGGTCTGACTGTCTCAGGCACCAAGAACGATCTCATTGAGCGGCTTCGCAACTACCAGGAGCAAAACGGCGGCAACGCGGCAGCTTTGAAAAATGGCACATCACAGCCCAGCCATCAGGCCACGACCTCGGCTGCTGGCGCAGTCACTTCCTCTCCCGCCATAACAACCACACCTGAGCACCAACCAGATGGAGGGTTTAGGTTATCTCTATCATCACTGGCTCAGGTGGTTCCAGGGCGGGTCATGAGGTTTGGCAGCACCAGCTCCAGCCCTCCCGTGTCACCTTCTCCGTCTGAGAGGTCTTTGGCCGGGATGAGTCCTGATGAGACGAGCTGTAATGGGGACATGTTCGGAGAGATG GTGAGCTCTCCCCTTACCCAGCTCACCCTGCACCCATCTCCTCAGCACCCATCCAACGTCGCTCCGCTCTCCCAGTCTCTCTCAAACGTCAAAGAGGAGATCCAgagctcctgcagcctctctAGGCCATCCCCCTCCTCAAGTCAGCCTCCAGAGCCTCAGCCTGGAGTTGCCATGGACACCATGGACAAAGACCAGATGCTGCAGGAGAAGGACAAACAGATTGAGGAGCTAACCAGGATGCTGCGTCAGAAGCAGAGGCTGGTGGAGACGCTGCGGTCACAGCTGGAGCAGGGCAAGATGTCAGGTGCAATAGTGATAGCAGGAGTGGACAAGAGCAAAACATCCAGAGAGGTTAAACTTCAAACTCTAATAAAAGCCTCTGCCATTCAGCCCCCTGTTTTCCCTAACGGCATTGTGGTGAAGGTGAAGAAGGAGGTGGAGCCTGAAGAGCGGATGGAGGGAGTGACGGAGGAGGAACAGGCGAAGAAACCAGAGCAGCCGATGCAGTGCTCTCAGGAGACCCTCGTCCGGCTGCAGCAGATCCACCGGCTGCAAGTCCAACAGGCCGAACAGCAGAAACAGACGCTGCAGCAGAGTCCCACACAGAAAGTAGCCGAGGCAAAGACAAGCCCTCAAAAGCTGCAACAGCAGAAGAAAGAAGCTCAAATCCTgctccatcagcagcagcaactgCAGCAGCTCATCATCCAGCAGACCCAACAGAAACAGCTGCAGGCCCAGCAGAAGTTAGTGCAGCAGAAACTTGCCCAGCAGAAGCTCAGTCAGCAGAAACTGCAGCTGCTCAAACAGACTCAAGGGCAGGTCCAGCAGAAGAACCAGGTCCAGCTGAAGCAGGTTCAGGTGCAGATCCAGAAGTCTGCGGGGAACCCAGTGCAGCAGAGGAAACAGCTGAAGGCTCAGCACAGGAGGCAGCAGACTGCAGCAGTCACCACACAACAG gTGACCCCTGTCGTCATCAACCAACAGAATGGCACTCAGATCCACACTCAGGCCATTTCATTAGATCTCCTCAAGGCCAACGGTGCGCCAACACTCGTCACCGACAGCAACGGAAACCACTACCTGATCGCCCTCACCAGTAACACGCCAGATGGGCAGAACGGCGTGTCCTCACTGGCCAAAACAAATGGACGCATCACACTGCAG AGATTGCAGTCGACTCCGAGTAAACTGCCCAGCActgaaagcaaatcaaaagagcaGCCAGAGGCGGAGCCTGTGAGCCAACCAAACAAAAAG GGACAGAAGGCGGGGCTTCACCTGGACACCAATGGTTCGCCCCAACCCAGCCTATCAGCCACCGCTCCGCCCAACCTGCAGCCTTTCTTTGACGACGTGTCAGACAGTGAAAGCCAAAGCAGCTTACTGTCATCTCTGAAG agagaggaggtgtgtcCGCCTTATGACCGGCACACACTCttcacccctccctctcccaaACCCAACACCTCCCTTCCTGCTCAACGCTCAAAA CAGGAGAATGGCGTGAACAGTCAGCAGATGGACGACCTGTTTGACATCTTACTGAAGAGTGGAg AAATCCCCGGCTTCAAGTCCAACCCTGACCCCTCCCTCACCCCACTTTCTGACCCGCCTTCACCTGCTTCTCCCCCAtcccccctccatctctcccctcccacccccacacagcccctcctctcccctcagcCCTCTGTAGGCGAGCCCTGCACAGGCAgtgcccgcctggaggacttcCTGGAGAGCACCACTGGCGCCCCGCTGCTGGGGGTGGAGCCCGACGGCGGCCTGACGCTGATCGACGACCTCCACAGCCAGATGCTGAGCACGCACAGCATCCTGGACCACGCCCCTTCCCCCATGGACACTTCCGACCTGGGCTTCTCCCCTCACTCTACGGGGCTGGACTTTGGTGACCCCACCTTGGACAGCATGGACTGGCTTGATATCTCCATGGTGGGAAGCAGCGGTGTAGGGAGCGGGGGCAgcggaggggggagaggaggaagaggaggggaggtcGCTGGTGACGGAGATGGAGGGACGAGCCTGACCCCGCTGGCGCCACACACTCCACCCAGCGTGTTCTCGGCCGACTTTCTGGACAGCACGGACCTGCAGCTACACTGGGAGTCGTGTCTGTAG
- the mrtfab gene encoding myocardin related transcription factor Ab isoform X12 — translation MIMLDTNHCLSYEPSPPGSPPMGDDIEKAGLAMDHDRHVYHSLKEVLQLKLLQRRTREELVSQGIMPPLKSPAAFHEQRRSLERARTEDYLKRKIRSRPERSELVRMHILEETSAEPSLQAKQLQLKRARLADDLNDKISHRPGPIELVHKNILSVTCTVHSPLAEGESSSLDEDSSDALSPDQLTNHDSPVSAVPQLSPPDTLTQNGDISLTQFLTQRPPPPPPPPPPQLNGSDSSPFTKLTNGTAVPVTITNSRPSTGQVKSQSKTSSDRPSHRSKKAKDSKPKVKKLKYHQYIPPDQKADKEQPPAMDSSYAKLLHQQQLFLQLQILNQQQQHYNYHTILPAPPKPLTEQPPTTTSGPSPSRSAPTTTTPATFNQSGSARQSQTAVGGAKPVSLPANLDEFKVAELKQELKLRGLTVSGTKNDLIERLRNYQEQNGGNAAALKNGTSQPSHQATTSAAGAVTSSPAITTTPEHQPDGGFRLSLSSLAQVVPGRVMRFGSTSSSPPVSPSPSERSLAGMSPDETSCNGDMFGEMVSSPLTQLTLHPSPQHPSNVAPLSQSLSNVKEEIQSSCSLSRPSPSSSQPPEPQPGVAMDTMDKDQMLQEKDKQIEELTRMLRQKQRLVETLRSQLEQGKMSGAIVIAGVDKSKTSREVKLQTLIKASAIQPPVFPNGIVVKVKKEVEPEERMEGVTEEEQAKKPEQPMQCSQETLVRLQQIHRLQVQQAEQQKQTLQQSPTQKVAEAKTSPQKLQQQKKEAQILLHQQQQLQQLIIQQTQQKQLQAQQKLVQQKLAQQKLSQQKLQLLKQTQGQVQQKNQVQLKQVQVQIQKSAGNPVQQRKQLKAQHRRQQTAAVTTQQVTPVVINQQNGTQIHTQAISLDLLKANGAPTLVTDSNGNHYLIALTSNTPDGQNGVSSLAKTNGRITLQRLQSTPSKLPSTESKSKEQPEAEPVSQPNKKGQKAGLHLDTNGSPQPSLSATAPPNLQPFFDDVSDSESQSSLLSSLKREEVCPPYDRHTLFTPPSPKPNTSLPAQRSKENGVNSQQMDDLFDILLKSGEIPGFKSNPDPSLTPLSDPPSPASPPSPLHLSPPTPTQPLLSPQPSVGEPCTGSARLEDFLESTTGAPLLGVEPDGGLTLIDDLHSQMLSTHSILDHAPSPMDTSDLGFSPHSTGLDFGDPTLDSMDWLDISMVGSSGVGSGGSGGGRGGRGGEVAGDGDGGTSLTPLAPHTPPSVFSADFLDSTDLQLHWESCL, via the exons ATGATAATGCTGGACACCAACCATTGCCTGTCCTATGAACCCTCCCCCCCTGGCTCTCCTCCAATGGGAGATGACATAGAGAAGGCAGGACTGGCGATGGATCATGACAGACATGTCTATCACAGCTTGAAAGAAG TCCTCCAGCTCAAACTCCTGCAGAGACGCACACGAGAGGAACTGGTCAGCCAAGGGATCATGCCAC CACTGAAGAGCCCGGCAGCCTTTCACGAACAGCGGAGGAGTCTGGAGCGAGCAAGG ACCGAGGACTATCTGAAGAGGAAGATCAGGAGTCGACCTGAGCGCTCTGAACTGGTCAGGATGCACATTTTGGAGG AGACGTCTGCAGAGCCGTCCCTGCAGGCCAAGCAGCTGCAGCTGAAGCGGGCACGACTGGCCGACGACCTCAACGACAAAATCTCCCACAGACCAGGTCCCATCGAGCTGGTTCACAAGAACATCCTGTCGGTTACCTGCACTGTGCACTCACCACTGG CTGAAGGAGAGAGCTCGTCTTTAGATGAAGACAGCAGCGACGCACTTTCCCCGGACCAGCTAACCAATCACGACTCACCTGTGAGCGCCGTCCCTCAGCTGTCTCCACCTGACACGCTCACCCAGAACGGGGACATTTCCCTCACACAG TTCCTGACTCAGCGGCCCCCTccgcctcctccgcctcctccacccCAGTTGAATGGGTCAGACTCCTCTCCGTTCACAAAATTAACAAACGGGACAGCAGTGCCAGTGACCATTACAAACTCCCGCCCTTCTACCGGACAGGTCAAG TCTCAGTCTAAGACGAGTTCAGACCGTCCTTCACACAGATCCAAGAAAGCAAAGGACAGCAAGCCCAAG GTGAAGAAGCTGAAGTACCACCAGTACATCCCTCCGGATCAGAAAGCAGACAAAGAGCAGCCGCCTGCGATGGACTCATCCTACGCTAAGCTtcttcatcagcagcagctcttcctGCAGTTGCAGATCCTCAACCAGCAACAGCAGCACTACAACTACCACACCATCCTTCCTGCCCCTCCCAA gcCACTGACAGAGCAGCCTCCCACGACCACTTCCGGCCCTTCCCCCTCCCGCAGCGCTCCCACGACTACCACCCCCGCCACCTTCAATCAGAGCGGGAGTGCCCGTCAGAGCCAAACTGCAGTGGGCGGAGCTAAACCAGTCAGTCTGCCAGCCAACCTGGATGAGTTCAAG GTCGCTGAGCTGAAACAGGAATTGAAACTGCGTGGTCTGACTGTCTCAGGCACCAAGAACGATCTCATTGAGCGGCTTCGCAACTACCAGGAGCAAAACGGCGGCAACGCGGCAGCTTTGAAAAATGGCACATCACAGCCCAGCCATCAGGCCACGACCTCGGCTGCTGGCGCAGTCACTTCCTCTCCCGCCATAACAACCACACCTGAGCACCAACCAGATGGAGGGTTTAGGTTATCTCTATCATCACTGGCTCAGGTGGTTCCAGGGCGGGTCATGAGGTTTGGCAGCACCAGCTCCAGCCCTCCCGTGTCACCTTCTCCGTCTGAGAGGTCTTTGGCCGGGATGAGTCCTGATGAGACGAGCTGTAATGGGGACATGTTCGGAGAGATG GTGAGCTCTCCCCTTACCCAGCTCACCCTGCACCCATCTCCTCAGCACCCATCCAACGTCGCTCCGCTCTCCCAGTCTCTCTCAAACGTCAAAGAGGAGATCCAgagctcctgcagcctctctAGGCCATCCCCCTCCTCAAGTCAGCCTCCAGAGCCTCAGCCTGGAGTTGCCATGGACACCATGGACAAAGACCAGATGCTGCAGGAGAAGGACAAACAGATTGAGGAGCTAACCAGGATGCTGCGTCAGAAGCAGAGGCTGGTGGAGACGCTGCGGTCACAGCTGGAGCAGGGCAAGATGTCAGGTGCAATAGTGATAGCAGGAGTGGACAAGAGCAAAACATCCAGAGAGGTTAAACTTCAAACTCTAATAAAAGCCTCTGCCATTCAGCCCCCTGTTTTCCCTAACGGCATTGTGGTGAAGGTGAAGAAGGAGGTGGAGCCTGAAGAGCGGATGGAGGGAGTGACGGAGGAGGAACAGGCGAAGAAACCAGAGCAGCCGATGCAGTGCTCTCAGGAGACCCTCGTCCGGCTGCAGCAGATCCACCGGCTGCAAGTCCAACAGGCCGAACAGCAGAAACAGACGCTGCAGCAGAGTCCCACACAGAAAGTAGCCGAGGCAAAGACAAGCCCTCAAAAGCTGCAACAGCAGAAGAAAGAAGCTCAAATCCTgctccatcagcagcagcaactgCAGCAGCTCATCATCCAGCAGACCCAACAGAAACAGCTGCAGGCCCAGCAGAAGTTAGTGCAGCAGAAACTTGCCCAGCAGAAGCTCAGTCAGCAGAAACTGCAGCTGCTCAAACAGACTCAAGGGCAGGTCCAGCAGAAGAACCAGGTCCAGCTGAAGCAGGTTCAGGTGCAGATCCAGAAGTCTGCGGGGAACCCAGTGCAGCAGAGGAAACAGCTGAAGGCTCAGCACAGGAGGCAGCAGACTGCAGCAGTCACCACACAACAG gTGACCCCTGTCGTCATCAACCAACAGAATGGCACTCAGATCCACACTCAGGCCATTTCATTAGATCTCCTCAAGGCCAACGGTGCGCCAACACTCGTCACCGACAGCAACGGAAACCACTACCTGATCGCCCTCACCAGTAACACGCCAGATGGGCAGAACGGCGTGTCCTCACTGGCCAAAACAAATGGACGCATCACACTGCAG AGATTGCAGTCGACTCCGAGTAAACTGCCCAGCActgaaagcaaatcaaaagagcaGCCAGAGGCGGAGCCTGTGAGCCAACCAAACAAAAAG GGACAGAAGGCGGGGCTTCACCTGGACACCAATGGTTCGCCCCAACCCAGCCTATCAGCCACCGCTCCGCCCAACCTGCAGCCTTTCTTTGACGACGTGTCAGACAGTGAAAGCCAAAGCAGCTTACTGTCATCTCTGAAG agagaggaggtgtgtcCGCCTTATGACCGGCACACACTCttcacccctccctctcccaaACCCAACACCTCCCTTCCTGCTCAACGCTCAAAA GAGAATGGCGTGAACAGTCAGCAGATGGACGACCTGTTTGACATCTTACTGAAGAGTGGAg AAATCCCCGGCTTCAAGTCCAACCCTGACCCCTCCCTCACCCCACTTTCTGACCCGCCTTCACCTGCTTCTCCCCCAtcccccctccatctctcccctcccacccccacacagcccctcctctcccctcagcCCTCTGTAGGCGAGCCCTGCACAGGCAgtgcccgcctggaggacttcCTGGAGAGCACCACTGGCGCCCCGCTGCTGGGGGTGGAGCCCGACGGCGGCCTGACGCTGATCGACGACCTCCACAGCCAGATGCTGAGCACGCACAGCATCCTGGACCACGCCCCTTCCCCCATGGACACTTCCGACCTGGGCTTCTCCCCTCACTCTACGGGGCTGGACTTTGGTGACCCCACCTTGGACAGCATGGACTGGCTTGATATCTCCATGGTGGGAAGCAGCGGTGTAGGGAGCGGGGGCAgcggaggggggagaggaggaagaggaggggaggtcGCTGGTGACGGAGATGGAGGGACGAGCCTGACCCCGCTGGCGCCACACACTCCACCCAGCGTGTTCTCGGCCGACTTTCTGGACAGCACGGACCTGCAGCTACACTGGGAGTCGTGTCTGTAG